A single genomic interval of Streptomyces sp. NBC_00663 harbors:
- a CDS encoding DUF6542 domain-containing protein, giving the protein MEQHRTRPPHIRARRETASLPPQAARGGRPAARPAAVRRPAPPAVQAVRRFPNPRLTGLGGGLFCIATMLLLGCLDALTFGSLTVYGVLFLPVCVLTAVWVRRGDLVTAPVVVPIAFAVGVVPVTEGGDGLGARLMGLVTALATEAGWLYGGTLVAGLIVTVRKVRLMNRRRRASRRPG; this is encoded by the coding sequence GTGGAGCAACACAGGACGCGACCCCCGCACATCCGAGCACGGCGCGAGACGGCTTCCCTGCCCCCGCAGGCAGCCCGCGGCGGGCGTCCCGCGGCCCGTCCGGCGGCCGTACGGCGGCCCGCTCCCCCGGCCGTGCAGGCGGTACGACGCTTTCCCAACCCCCGGCTCACCGGACTCGGCGGTGGTCTGTTCTGCATCGCGACGATGCTGCTGCTCGGCTGCCTGGACGCCCTGACCTTCGGGTCGCTGACGGTCTACGGCGTGCTGTTCCTGCCGGTGTGCGTGCTGACCGCCGTCTGGGTGCGGCGGGGCGACCTGGTCACCGCGCCCGTGGTGGTCCCGATCGCCTTCGCCGTGGGGGTCGTACCCGTCACCGAGGGCGGGGACGGGCTCGGCGCCCGGCTGATGGGTCTGGTGACGGCGCTCGCCACCGAGGCCGGGTGGCTGTACGGCGGGACGCTCGTCGCCGGTCTGATCGTGACCGTACGGAAGGTCCGGCTGATGAACCGCCGGCGCCGGGCGAGCCGCCGTCCCGGGTGA
- a CDS encoding 4-hydroxy-3-methylbut-2-enyl diphosphate reductase, with product MGRMTASPGRRVLLAAPRGYCAGVDRAVIAVEKALEQYGAPVYVRHEIVHNKYVVQTLENKGAIFVERTEEVPPGNIVMFSAHGVAPVVHDEAARGQLATIDATCPLVTKVHKEAVRFANEDYDILLIGHEGHEEVIGTSGEAPEHIQLVDGPADVAKVEVRDESKVVWLSQTTLSVDETMETVDALKEKFPQLISPPSDDICYATQNRQLAVKQMGAEAELVIVVGSRNSSNSKRLVEVAKLAGSREAYLVDFASEIDEAWLEGVTTVGVTSGASVPEVLVEEVLEFLAQRGYGDVELVKAAEESIVFSLPKELRRDLREEAAALVAERKGTSGE from the coding sequence ATGGGACGCATGACTGCTTCGCCTGGCCGCCGTGTCCTGCTCGCCGCCCCCCGGGGCTACTGCGCGGGCGTGGACCGCGCCGTGATCGCCGTCGAGAAAGCCCTGGAGCAGTACGGCGCTCCGGTGTACGTCCGGCACGAGATCGTCCACAACAAGTACGTCGTACAGACCCTGGAGAACAAGGGCGCCATCTTCGTCGAGCGCACGGAGGAGGTCCCGCCGGGCAACATCGTCATGTTCTCGGCGCACGGCGTCGCCCCCGTCGTCCACGACGAGGCCGCGCGGGGACAGCTCGCCACCATCGACGCGACCTGCCCGCTGGTCACCAAGGTCCACAAGGAAGCCGTCCGCTTCGCGAACGAGGACTACGACATCCTCCTCATCGGCCACGAGGGCCACGAGGAGGTCATCGGCACGTCCGGTGAGGCCCCCGAGCACATCCAGCTCGTCGACGGCCCCGCCGATGTCGCCAAGGTCGAGGTCCGTGACGAGTCGAAGGTGGTCTGGCTCTCCCAGACGACCCTGTCCGTCGACGAGACGATGGAGACCGTCGACGCGCTCAAGGAGAAGTTCCCGCAGCTCATCTCCCCGCCCAGCGACGACATCTGCTACGCCACGCAGAACCGTCAGCTCGCGGTGAAGCAGATGGGCGCGGAGGCCGAGCTGGTCATCGTGGTCGGCTCGCGCAACTCCTCCAACTCCAAGCGGCTGGTGGAGGTCGCCAAGCTGGCGGGCTCCCGCGAGGCGTACCTGGTCGACTTCGCGAGCGAGATCGACGAGGCCTGGCTGGAGGGCGTGACGACGGTCGGTGTCACCTCCGGCGCGTCCGTGCCCGAGGTCCTCGTCGAAGAGGTCCTGGAGTTCCTCGCCCAGCGCGGCTACGGCGACGTCGAGCTGGTGAAGGCGGCCGAGGAGTCCATCGTCTTCTCGCTCCCCAAGGAGCTGCGCCGCGATCTGCGCGAGGAGGCCGCGGCCCTGGTCGCGGAGCGCAAGGGCACCTCGGGCGAGTGA
- a CDS encoding exodeoxyribonuclease VII small subunit — MTSSKVDEALGYEQARDELIDVVRRLEAGGTTLEESLALWERGEELAKVCRRWLEGARARLDAALAEEEEGSGDDEDSDG; from the coding sequence ATGACCAGCAGCAAGGTGGATGAGGCGCTCGGCTACGAGCAGGCGCGGGACGAGCTGATCGACGTCGTACGACGGCTGGAGGCGGGCGGTACGACGCTGGAGGAGTCCCTCGCGCTCTGGGAGCGGGGCGAGGAGCTGGCCAAGGTGTGCCGGCGGTGGCTGGAGGGGGCGCGGGCGCGGCTGGACGCGGCGCTGGCCGAGGAGGAAGAGGGGTCCGGGGACGACGAGGACTCCGACGGCTGA
- the ppgK gene encoding polyphosphate--glucose phosphotransferase: MQIFGVDIGGSGIKGAPVDLARGDLAQERCKVLTPHPATPDAVADGVKEVVDHFGWTGPVGLTFPGVVTGGSTIRTAANVDKGWIDTDAGALFGERLGGLPVTVVNDADAAGVAEMEFGAGHGRGGTVILLTFGTGIGSAVFVDGVLVPNTELGHLELHGHDAEKRASSKAREDGELTWEHWAHRVQKYLAHVEMLFSPELFVIGGGVSRKAQKFLPHIEGIKAEIVPAQLQNNAGIVGAAMRAAKR, from the coding sequence ATGCAGATCTTCGGTGTGGACATCGGCGGATCCGGGATCAAGGGCGCCCCTGTCGACTTGGCCAGGGGCGACCTCGCCCAGGAGCGGTGCAAGGTGCTCACCCCGCACCCGGCGACGCCGGACGCGGTGGCGGACGGCGTGAAGGAGGTCGTCGACCACTTCGGGTGGACGGGCCCGGTCGGGCTGACCTTCCCGGGCGTGGTCACCGGCGGCTCCACGATCCGTACGGCGGCCAATGTCGACAAGGGCTGGATCGACACGGACGCGGGCGCGCTGTTCGGCGAGCGGCTGGGCGGTCTGCCGGTGACGGTGGTCAACGACGCGGACGCGGCGGGCGTCGCCGAGATGGAGTTCGGCGCCGGTCACGGCCGCGGAGGCACCGTCATCCTGCTGACCTTCGGCACCGGCATCGGCAGCGCCGTCTTCGTCGACGGTGTCCTCGTCCCCAACACCGAGCTGGGCCACCTCGAACTGCACGGCCACGACGCGGAGAAGCGCGCCTCCAGCAAGGCCCGCGAGGACGGCGAGCTGACATGGGAGCACTGGGCGCACCGCGTCCAGAAGTACCTCGCCCATGTCGAGATGCTCTTCTCGCCGGAGCTGTTCGTCATCGGCGGCGGCGTCAGCCGTAAGGCGCAGAAGTTCCTGCCCCACATCGAGGGCATCAAGGCGGAGATCGTCCCGGCGCAGTTGCAGAACAACGCGGGGATCGTGGGCGCGGCGATGCGGGCGGCGAAGCGGTAG
- the xseA gene encoding exodeoxyribonuclease VII large subunit yields the protein MAVNTSAESPIPVGEVSRLIGGWIDRLGAVWVEGQITQLSRRPGAGVVFLTLRDPSYDISVSVTCYRQVFDAVADVVSEGARVVVLAKPEWYAPRGQLSLRAAEIRPVGVGELLARLEQLKKSLAAEGLFAADRKKPLPFLPQLIGLVCGRASAAERDVLENARHRWPAVRFEVRNVPVQGVHAVPQVVQAVKELDALDSVDVIIVARGGGSVEDLLPFSDEQLIRTVADCRTPVVSAIGHEPDTPLLDYVADLRASTPTDAAKKVVPDVGEEFERVRMLRDRARRCVQGIVEREERGLAHALARPAMEDPHRMIDERADQVASLVDRSRRCLGHHLDRAESELTHTHARVVALSPAATLKRGYAVLQKADGHVVRDPQEVTGDEVLRARVSEGELTVRVDS from the coding sequence ATGGCTGTGAACACGTCCGCGGAATCCCCCATCCCCGTCGGTGAGGTGTCGCGGCTCATCGGGGGCTGGATCGACCGGCTCGGGGCCGTGTGGGTGGAGGGCCAGATCACCCAGCTCTCCCGCCGCCCCGGCGCCGGAGTCGTCTTCCTGACGTTGCGCGACCCCTCGTACGACATCTCGGTGAGCGTCACCTGCTACCGGCAGGTGTTCGACGCGGTCGCCGACGTGGTGAGCGAGGGCGCGCGGGTGGTCGTCCTGGCGAAGCCGGAGTGGTACGCGCCGCGGGGGCAGCTGTCGCTGCGGGCCGCCGAGATAAGGCCTGTGGGCGTGGGTGAACTGCTCGCGCGGCTTGAGCAGTTGAAGAAGTCGCTGGCCGCCGAGGGGCTGTTCGCGGCCGACCGGAAGAAGCCGCTGCCGTTCCTGCCGCAGCTCATCGGGCTGGTGTGCGGGCGGGCGTCGGCCGCCGAGCGGGACGTGCTGGAGAACGCGCGCCATCGGTGGCCCGCCGTCCGCTTCGAGGTGCGCAACGTGCCCGTGCAGGGCGTGCACGCGGTGCCGCAGGTGGTGCAGGCCGTCAAGGAACTCGACGCGCTGGACTCCGTGGACGTGATCATCGTCGCGCGGGGCGGCGGCAGCGTCGAGGACCTGCTGCCGTTCTCCGACGAGCAGCTCATCAGGACCGTCGCCGACTGCCGTACCCCCGTCGTGTCCGCGATCGGGCACGAGCCCGACACCCCGCTCCTCGACTACGTCGCCGACCTGCGGGCCTCGACGCCCACCGACGCCGCCAAGAAGGTCGTACCGGACGTGGGCGAGGAGTTCGAGCGGGTGCGGATGCTGCGGGACCGCGCGCGGCGGTGTGTCCAGGGGATCGTCGAGCGGGAGGAGCGCGGGCTGGCCCACGCGCTCGCGCGGCCGGCGATGGAGGATCCGCACCGGATGATCGACGAGCGCGCCGACCAGGTGGCCTCCCTGGTCGACCGGAGCCGGCGCTGCCTCGGGCATCACCTCGACCGTGCCGAGTCCGAGCTGACGCACACGCACGCGCGCGTGGTGGCGCTGTCGCCGGCGGCGACCCTGAAGCGGGGGTACGCGGTGCTCCAGAAGGCCGACGGGCACGTCGTGCGCGACCCGCAGGAGGTCACGGGCGACGAGGTGCTGCGGGCGCGGGTGTCCGAAGGTGAGCTCACTGTCCGAGTCGACTCTTAG
- a CDS encoding APC family permease: protein MSETGTANRAPDTGHVLRRSLGFRDLVVYGLLFIAPMAPVGVFGTLDARSHGAVALVYLVATVAMAFTAFSYAQMVRVVPRAGSVYAYARVALGEEAGFIAGWMAMLDYLLIPAVAYLFSGIAMNALVPEVSRWVWTALAVVVTTLLNLWGVRAAARVGFLVLALEIVVLLVFVVSAAVVLSRDGAERGWLSPLSGDGTQGAFALTAVIGAVSVAVLSYLGFDAIASFAEEVTGGSEKVARAVLFCLALAGVLFVAQTYLVALLEPVTSAELAADPGRQGSAFYDAVDVSVGTWLHDLVAVSKAVGAAFAALAGQAAAGRLLFAMGRDRRLPRALARTESGVPRVALLCAAVITLVAAVWAARRDDGMDHLVSVVDIGALVAFTLLHASVVGWFAVRRAGGPVSWWRHVLLPVVGAVITVAVIVEASGAAQVVGAVWFVVGVAVLVGQRGRTEASP from the coding sequence ATGTCCGAGACCGGCACGGCGAACCGAGCGCCCGACACGGGCCATGTCCTGCGGCGCAGTCTCGGTTTCCGGGATCTGGTGGTCTACGGGCTGCTTTTCATCGCCCCCATGGCGCCCGTCGGTGTGTTCGGCACGCTCGACGCCAGGTCGCACGGGGCGGTCGCGCTCGTCTATCTCGTGGCCACGGTGGCGATGGCGTTCACCGCCTTCAGTTACGCGCAGATGGTGCGGGTGGTCCCCCGCGCGGGCTCGGTGTACGCCTACGCGCGCGTGGCGCTCGGCGAGGAGGCCGGGTTCATCGCCGGGTGGATGGCGATGCTGGACTATCTGCTGATCCCGGCGGTCGCCTACCTGTTCTCCGGGATCGCGATGAACGCGCTGGTCCCGGAGGTCTCGCGCTGGGTGTGGACGGCCCTCGCCGTCGTCGTCACGACCCTGCTGAACCTGTGGGGCGTACGGGCCGCGGCCCGGGTGGGTTTCCTGGTGCTGGCGCTGGAGATCGTGGTCCTGCTGGTCTTCGTGGTCTCCGCGGCCGTCGTCCTCTCGCGCGACGGCGCGGAACGGGGCTGGCTGTCGCCGCTGTCCGGGGACGGCACACAAGGGGCGTTCGCGCTGACGGCGGTGATCGGCGCCGTGTCGGTGGCGGTCCTTTCCTATCTGGGCTTCGACGCGATCGCGTCCTTCGCGGAGGAGGTCACCGGCGGCTCGGAGAAGGTCGCGCGGGCGGTGCTGTTCTGTCTGGCGCTGGCGGGTGTGCTGTTCGTGGCGCAGACGTATCTGGTGGCGCTCCTGGAGCCGGTCACCTCCGCCGAACTGGCCGCCGACCCGGGCCGGCAGGGATCCGCGTTCTACGACGCCGTCGACGTGTCGGTGGGGACCTGGCTGCACGACCTGGTGGCCGTCAGCAAGGCCGTCGGGGCGGCGTTCGCGGCGCTGGCGGGGCAGGCGGCGGCGGGACGGCTGCTGTTCGCGATGGGCCGGGACCGGCGGTTGCCGCGGGCGCTGGCGCGGACGGAGTCCGGGGTGCCCCGGGTGGCTCTCCTCTGCGCGGCCGTGATCACGCTGGTCGCGGCGGTGTGGGCGGCCCGCCGGGACGACGGGATGGACCACCTGGTCTCGGTGGTCGACATCGGCGCGCTGGTGGCGTTCACGTTGCTGCACGCGAGCGTGGTGGGCTGGTTCGCGGTACGCCGGGCCGGGGGCCCGGTGAGCTGGTGGCGGCATGTGCTGCTGCCGGTGGTGGGCGCGGTGATCACGGTCGCGGTGATCGTGGAGGCTTCGGGAGCGGCGCAGGTGGTGGGGGCGGTGTGGTTCGTGGTGGGGGTGGCGGTGCTGGTGGGGCAGCGGGGGCGGACGGAGGCGAGTCCGTAG
- a CDS encoding malonic semialdehyde reductase, whose product MSLVLDPAAQDLLFREAHTANAFTDEPVTDEQIQAIYDLVKFGPTAFNQTPLRITLVRSAEARERLVQHMAEGNQPKTATAPLVAILSADNEFHEELPTLFPAFPQAKDVFFGERPARESAARMNAALQAAYFIVGVRAAGLAAGPMTGFDHEGVRKEFLDDDHTPLMVVNIGKPGENASYPRSPRRAYDEVVTTV is encoded by the coding sequence ATGTCTCTCGTTCTTGACCCCGCCGCCCAGGACCTGCTGTTCCGCGAGGCCCACACCGCGAACGCCTTCACCGACGAGCCGGTGACGGACGAGCAGATCCAGGCGATCTACGACCTGGTCAAGTTCGGCCCGACCGCCTTCAACCAGACCCCGCTGCGCATCACCCTGGTCCGCTCCGCCGAGGCCCGCGAGCGCCTGGTGCAGCACATGGCCGAGGGCAACCAGCCCAAGACCGCCACCGCGCCCCTGGTCGCGATCCTCTCCGCGGACAACGAGTTCCACGAGGAGCTGCCGACCCTGTTCCCGGCCTTCCCGCAGGCCAAGGACGTCTTCTTCGGCGAGCGCCCGGCCCGTGAGTCCGCCGCCCGGATGAACGCCGCCCTCCAGGCCGCGTACTTCATCGTCGGCGTCCGCGCCGCCGGTCTCGCCGCCGGCCCGATGACCGGCTTCGACCACGAGGGCGTCCGCAAGGAGTTCCTGGACGACGACCACACCCCGCTGATGGTCGTCAACATCGGCAAGCCGGGCGAGAACGCCTCCTACCCGCGCTCGCCGCGCCGCGCCTACGACGAGGTCGTGACGACGGTCTGA
- the glpX gene encoding class II fructose-bisphosphatase, with the protein MTEHHHLPSELEVPSEAPDRNLALELVRVTEAAAMAAGRWVGRGDKNGADGVAVRAMRTLVSTVSMNGVVVIGEGEKDEAPMLFNGERVGDGTGPECDIAVDPIDGTTLTAKGMPNAISVLAAADRGSMFDPSAVFYMDKLVTGPEAADFVDINAPVSVNIRRVAKAKRSTPEDVTVVILDRPRHEGIIKEIREAGARIKLISDGDVAGSIYALREGTGVDMLLGIGGTPEGIISACAVKCLGGTIQGKLWPKDDEERARAIDAGHDLDRVLMTDDLVAGDNVFFVATGITDGELLRGVRYRSETATTDSIVMRSKSGTVRRIDSEHRLSKLRAYSAIDFDRAK; encoded by the coding sequence ATGACCGAGCATCATCATCTGCCGTCCGAACTCGAAGTCCCCTCCGAGGCCCCCGACCGCAACCTCGCCCTGGAACTCGTCCGGGTGACCGAAGCCGCCGCCATGGCCGCGGGCCGCTGGGTCGGCCGCGGCGACAAGAACGGCGCCGACGGTGTCGCGGTGCGCGCCATGCGGACCCTCGTCTCCACCGTGTCGATGAACGGCGTGGTCGTCATCGGCGAGGGCGAGAAGGACGAGGCGCCGATGCTCTTCAACGGGGAGCGGGTCGGTGACGGCACCGGGCCCGAGTGCGACATCGCCGTCGACCCGATCGACGGCACGACGCTGACGGCCAAGGGCATGCCGAACGCGATCTCCGTGCTGGCCGCCGCGGACCGGGGGTCGATGTTCGACCCGTCCGCCGTGTTCTACATGGACAAGCTGGTCACCGGTCCCGAGGCCGCCGACTTCGTCGACATCAACGCGCCGGTGTCCGTGAACATCCGGCGGGTCGCCAAGGCGAAGCGGTCCACGCCCGAGGACGTGACGGTCGTCATCCTCGACCGGCCCCGGCACGAGGGGATCATCAAGGAGATCCGGGAGGCCGGCGCGCGGATCAAGCTGATCTCCGACGGTGACGTGGCGGGCTCCATCTACGCGCTGCGCGAGGGCACCGGCGTCGACATGCTGCTCGGCATCGGCGGCACCCCCGAGGGCATCATCTCGGCCTGCGCCGTGAAGTGCCTGGGCGGCACGATCCAGGGCAAGCTGTGGCCGAAGGACGACGAGGAGCGGGCTCGGGCGATCGACGCCGGGCACGATCTGGACCGCGTGCTGATGACCGACGACCTGGTCGCCGGGGACAACGTGTTCTTCGTCGCGACCGGGATCACCGACGGGGAGCTGCTGCGGGGTGTGCGGTACCGGTCGGAGACCGCGACGACCGACTCGATCGTGATGCGGTCGAAGTCGGGGACGGTGCGCCGGATCGACTCCGAGCACCGGCTGAGCAAGCTGCGGGCCTACAGCGCGATCGACTTCGATCGGGCGAAGTAG
- a CDS encoding choice-of-anchor A family protein, which yields MQKGNNYIKAAKWAACSAALAGAALATAPGAALARDTVTVGNPVAGNNGFGVVTEDDAVLGSTESEGPVAVGGDLSFGYGYNVALHTAGSYVVGDDARPTALLVGGKVDHAGGSPDGVLKVLNNGYAKVGDTTGGRALTTDANGASVNTRLVASGAGYDSTPRIELTTRQPANSVGPAHPMDFTSLFSTYRDRATAMAGCANTVVLRDTSGTPLADQENIAVGADVAVSLTSGETNVLHLTGEQLTNLDVLTFLNQPSADTPLLIVVDTTADGGDYTWHVPNLAGVSGTQAPYILWDFPDATQITIADGDTIEGTVYAPRAHVVDLDPADIEGDVIAKSLVAGPLSGPSGAAVNAGEIHYFPFDATLTCDTEDDTDPAPTPTPTPTPTPTPTPTPTPTPTPTPTPTPTTPSTDPGTPTPPAPTTHAPHPGPDHPGGNLADTGAKAPTGPIAAAAAGLVGAGTALTVWARRRRRGRHQG from the coding sequence ATGCAAAAAGGAAATAACTACATCAAGGCTGCCAAATGGGCCGCCTGTTCCGCGGCCCTGGCGGGTGCGGCCCTCGCCACCGCGCCCGGCGCAGCCCTCGCCCGGGACACGGTCACCGTCGGCAACCCCGTCGCCGGGAACAACGGCTTCGGCGTCGTCACCGAGGACGACGCCGTGCTCGGCAGCACCGAGTCGGAAGGGCCGGTCGCGGTCGGCGGCGACCTGAGCTTCGGCTACGGCTACAACGTCGCGCTGCACACCGCCGGTTCGTACGTGGTCGGCGATGACGCGCGGCCCACCGCACTGCTCGTCGGCGGCAAGGTCGACCACGCCGGCGGCAGCCCGGACGGGGTGCTGAAAGTGCTGAACAACGGCTATGCGAAGGTCGGCGACACGACCGGCGGCCGGGCGCTGACCACGGACGCCAACGGGGCCTCGGTCAACACCCGCCTCGTCGCCTCGGGCGCCGGCTACGACTCGACACCCCGCATCGAGCTGACCACCCGGCAGCCCGCGAACTCGGTGGGGCCGGCCCACCCGATGGACTTCACGTCGCTCTTCTCGACGTACCGCGACCGCGCCACCGCGATGGCCGGCTGCGCCAACACCGTGGTCCTGCGCGACACCAGCGGCACACCCCTGGCGGACCAGGAGAACATCGCGGTCGGCGCCGACGTGGCCGTCTCCCTGACGAGCGGCGAGACCAATGTGCTGCACCTGACGGGGGAGCAGCTCACCAACCTGGACGTGCTGACGTTCCTGAACCAGCCGAGCGCGGACACCCCGCTGCTGATCGTCGTCGACACCACCGCCGACGGCGGCGACTACACCTGGCACGTCCCCAACCTGGCCGGAGTCTCCGGAACCCAGGCCCCCTACATCCTGTGGGACTTCCCCGACGCCACGCAGATCACCATCGCCGACGGCGACACCATCGAGGGCACGGTCTACGCGCCCCGTGCCCATGTCGTCGACCTCGACCCGGCCGACATCGAGGGCGACGTCATCGCGAAGTCCCTGGTCGCCGGGCCGCTGTCCGGGCCCTCGGGGGCGGCGGTGAACGCGGGGGAGATCCACTACTTCCCGTTCGACGCGACCCTCACCTGCGACACGGAGGACGACACGGACCCGGCCCCGACGCCGACCCCTACTCCTACGCCGACCCCCACTCCCACCCCGACGCCGACCCCCACCCCTACCCCGACGCCCACTCCGACCCCCACCACGCCGAGTACGGATCCCGGGACGCCCACCCCGCCCGCGCCCACCACCCACGCTCCCCATCCGGGGCCCGACCACCCCGGCGGCAACCTCGCCGACACCGGCGCCAAGGCACCCACGGGACCGATCGCGGCCGCGGCCGCCGGCCTCGTCGGCGCCGGGACCGCACTCACCGTATGGGCGCGGCGCCGCCGCAGGGGACGCCACCAGGGCTGA
- a CDS encoding DUF4245 domain-containing protein, whose product MAGSNGKSGKQKTVRDMVLSLALIGLMAGVIYLFIPHDDSEPEVKRVDYRVELLTARRAASYPVLAPEGLSADWKSTSVRYDGAESEAWHLGFSTPGGEYAQLEQSATQKPGAFIDSASQGGEETDTTAEIGGRTWTRYDGGRYDALVYQGDGATTVVAGTGGYDQLAQLAKALKAK is encoded by the coding sequence GTGGCAGGTTCGAATGGCAAGAGCGGCAAGCAGAAGACGGTCCGGGACATGGTGCTCTCCCTGGCCCTGATCGGTCTCATGGCAGGTGTCATCTACCTGTTCATCCCGCACGACGACTCCGAGCCCGAGGTGAAGCGGGTCGACTACCGCGTCGAACTGCTCACAGCGCGCCGCGCGGCCTCGTACCCGGTGCTCGCGCCCGAGGGCCTGTCCGCCGACTGGAAGTCGACGTCGGTCCGCTACGACGGCGCCGAGTCGGAGGCCTGGCACCTGGGCTTCTCCACCCCGGGCGGGGAGTACGCGCAGCTTGAGCAGTCGGCGACGCAGAAGCCGGGGGCATTCATCGACAGCGCCAGCCAGGGCGGCGAGGAGACGGACACCACCGCGGAGATCGGCGGCCGCACCTGGACCCGCTACGACGGCGGCCGTTACGACGCGCTCGTGTACCAGGGCGACGGCGCCACGACCGTGGTCGCGGGCACCGGCGGCTACGACCAGCTGGCGCAGCTGGCGAAGGCGCTCAAGGCGAAGTGA
- a CDS encoding WhiB family transcriptional regulator, protein MLQPPHSPLQVAVVPAQRVPVRDRDQDAPWHTEAVCRRDEAGLFFAPSKEPTAARLSREEAAKRVCARCPVMVECREHALLQPEPYGVWGGLTAAERRVVLARRRRRDMELKKAARTTDHIAQAG, encoded by the coding sequence GTGCTGCAACCGCCGCATTCGCCCCTTCAGGTAGCTGTTGTTCCGGCTCAGCGGGTGCCAGTGCGAGACAGGGACCAAGACGCACCATGGCACACCGAGGCGGTGTGCCGCCGCGACGAGGCCGGCCTGTTCTTCGCCCCCTCCAAGGAACCGACAGCGGCCCGGCTCTCCCGCGAAGAGGCCGCGAAACGGGTCTGTGCCCGCTGTCCCGTCATGGTCGAGTGCCGCGAGCACGCCCTCCTGCAACCAGAGCCCTACGGCGTCTGGGGCGGCCTCACGGCAGCAGAACGCCGAGTGGTCCTCGCCCGACGCCGCCGCCGCGACATGGAACTGAAAAAGGCGGCCAGGACGACGGACCACATAGCGCAGGCAGGCTAG
- the ychF gene encoding redox-regulated ATPase YchF, translated as MSLTIGIVGLPNVGKSTLFNALTKNDVLAANYPFATIEPNVGVVGVPDPRLTKLAEIFSSQKILPATVDFVDIAGIVRGASEGEGLGNKFLANIRESDAICQVIRAFKDENVVHVDGKVSPKDDIETINTELILADLQTIEKVLPRLQKESRIKKDIAPKVAAVEAAKEILEKGDTLFSQGIVQGGERAELLHDLHLLTAKPFLYVFNVDEDELTDDSFKDEQRALVAPAEAIFLNAKLEADLAELDEEDAMELLESVGAEEPGLATLARVGFNTLGLQTYLTAGPKESRAWTIKKGATAPEAAGVIHTDFQKGFIKAEVISFADLVDTGSVTEARAKGKARMEGKEYVMQDGDVVEFRFNV; from the coding sequence GTGTCGCTCACGATCGGAATCGTCGGTCTGCCGAATGTCGGCAAGTCGACCCTGTTCAACGCCCTGACCAAGAACGACGTGCTCGCGGCCAACTACCCGTTCGCCACGATCGAGCCGAACGTCGGCGTGGTCGGCGTCCCGGACCCGCGCCTGACGAAACTGGCCGAGATCTTCTCCTCCCAGAAGATCCTTCCGGCGACCGTCGACTTCGTCGACATCGCGGGCATCGTGCGCGGCGCCTCCGAGGGCGAGGGCCTGGGCAACAAGTTCCTCGCGAACATCCGTGAGTCGGACGCGATCTGCCAGGTCATCCGTGCCTTCAAGGACGAGAACGTCGTGCACGTGGACGGCAAGGTCTCGCCCAAGGACGACATCGAGACGATCAACACCGAGCTGATCCTCGCCGACCTCCAGACCATCGAGAAGGTCCTGCCGCGCCTCCAGAAGGAGTCGCGGATCAAGAAGGACATCGCTCCGAAGGTGGCGGCGGTCGAGGCGGCCAAGGAGATCCTGGAGAAGGGCGACACGCTGTTCTCGCAGGGCATCGTCCAGGGCGGCGAGCGCGCGGAACTCCTGCACGACCTGCACCTCCTCACGGCGAAGCCGTTCCTGTACGTCTTCAACGTCGACGAGGACGAGCTGACCGACGACTCCTTCAAGGACGAGCAGCGCGCCCTGGTCGCCCCCGCCGAGGCGATCTTCCTCAACGCCAAGCTGGAGGCGGACCTCGCCGAGCTCGACGAGGAGGACGCGATGGAGCTGCTGGAGTCGGTGGGCGCCGAGGAGCCCGGCCTGGCCACCCTCGCCCGCGTCGGCTTCAACACCCTCGGCCTTCAGACCTACCTCACGGCCGGCCCGAAGGAATCCCGCGCCTGGACCATCAAGAAGGGCGCCACGGCCCCCGAGGCCGCCGGTGTGATCCACACCGACTTCCAGAAGGGCTTCATCAAGGCGGAGGTCATCTCCTTCGCCGACCTGGTCGACACCGGCTCGGTCACCGAGGCCCGCGCCAAGGGCAAGGCGCGCATGGAGGGCAAGGAGTACGTCATGCAGGACGGGGATGTGGTGGAGTTCCGGTTCAACGTGTGA